From Gimesia panareensis, the proteins below share one genomic window:
- a CDS encoding ankyrin repeat domain-containing protein has translation MLRLSQTAALLTGLLLIAGCSQPTGVETAPSASSKQGKIMSKAERPKLVNPFTGEPSEHTQWVEVDEYIANGNIEGLKKLFDEGMTMLELEMNYSNEGLFLHDAVMQGNLKLIQFLIEKGADPNVRDEVDHTCPLEAAVDHDQREIAKYLLDKTEAPESRKYAEEYLAEEPTEK, from the coding sequence ATGCTCCGTTTGAGCCAGACAGCCGCCCTGCTGACAGGCCTGCTGTTGATTGCCGGTTGCAGTCAGCCGACCGGCGTGGAAACTGCTCCGTCCGCTTCTTCTAAACAGGGAAAAATCATGTCCAAAGCCGAACGCCCCAAGCTAGTCAACCCGTTTACCGGTGAACCTTCCGAACATACCCAGTGGGTGGAAGTCGATGAGTACATCGCCAACGGAAACATCGAAGGCCTGAAAAAACTGTTCGATGAGGGGATGACTATGCTGGAACTCGAAATGAATTATTCGAATGAAGGCCTCTTTCTGCACGATGCGGTCATGCAGGGGAACCTGAAACTGATTCAGTTTCTGATCGAAAAAGGGGCCGATCCCAACGTCCGTGATGAAGTGGATCATACCTGCCCGCTGGAAGCCGCCGTCGATCACGACCAGAGAGAGATCGCGAAATATCTGCTGGATAAAACCGAGGCCCCCGAGTCCCGCAAGTACGCCGAGGAATATCTGGCAGAGGAGCCCACAGAAAAGTAA
- a CDS encoding IS256 family transposase, with the protein MPTVSSRNHFKVAFGKLELQVPQTRDGDFYPSALERGERSERALKLAIAEMYVQGVSTRKVAKITTELCGFDVTSTQVSRAAKLLDEELETWRNRPLGQVEYLILDARYEKVRVEGSVRDCAVLIAIGVLASGHRSVLGVSVSLSEAEVHWREFLGSLNQRGLHGVKLIVSDAHEGLKAARQNMLAGTPWQRCQFHLMQNAMQYVPKVHLRKQVSEELRNIFNARDLDDALNELKRFVSTHEKTAPKLASWAEENIPEGLTVFTIPAGHRKRMRTTNMLERQNKELKRRTRVAGLFPNEESLLRLVTAVLVELSDDWETGMRYLTI; encoded by the coding sequence ATGCCAACGGTTTCAAGCCGAAATCATTTCAAAGTCGCCTTCGGAAAGCTGGAACTGCAGGTGCCCCAGACACGCGACGGCGACTTTTATCCCTCTGCACTGGAACGCGGCGAACGGAGTGAACGCGCACTGAAGCTGGCAATCGCTGAAATGTATGTTCAAGGCGTCTCTACCCGTAAGGTCGCCAAAATCACCACCGAACTCTGTGGCTTTGATGTCACCAGTACACAGGTCAGTCGGGCAGCGAAACTGCTCGACGAAGAGCTGGAAACGTGGCGTAATCGACCGCTGGGGCAGGTGGAATACCTGATCCTCGACGCCCGCTATGAAAAAGTTCGCGTGGAGGGCAGCGTGCGGGACTGTGCCGTGCTGATTGCGATCGGCGTCCTGGCCAGCGGTCACCGGAGCGTGCTCGGAGTGTCTGTGTCGCTCTCCGAAGCCGAAGTCCATTGGCGTGAATTCCTGGGTTCACTCAACCAGCGCGGCCTGCATGGCGTGAAGCTGATCGTCAGTGATGCACACGAAGGCCTGAAAGCGGCACGACAGAACATGCTTGCTGGAACGCCCTGGCAGCGTTGCCAGTTCCATTTGATGCAAAACGCGATGCAATACGTTCCCAAGGTTCATTTGCGCAAACAGGTGAGCGAAGAATTACGCAATATCTTTAATGCCAGAGACCTGGATGATGCGCTGAATGAACTGAAACGGTTCGTTTCCACTCATGAAAAAACAGCTCCGAAACTGGCGAGTTGGGCGGAAGAAAACATCCCGGAAGGACTGACCGTATTCACCATCCCTGCCGGTCATCGCAAGCGGATGCGAACCACAAACATGCTGGAACGGCAGAATAAGGAATTAAAACGGCGTACCCGCGTAGCGGGACTGTTTCCCAATGAGGAGTCGTTGCTGAGGCTGGTGACCGCGGTCCTGGTGGAACTCAGCGACGACTGGGAAACCGGCATGAGATACCTGACAATTTAA